One Paralysiella testudinis genomic window, ATTTGCCCGGCGACCGGCGCTTCAGCAATGAGCTGTGGCAGCAAAACCCCAATTTTGATTTGTTGCGTCAGTCTTATTTGCTGCTGACCCAATCAATGCAGGAAATGATTGATGTGGTTGAAGGTATTCCCGAAACAGTGCGTCAGCGCCTGCACTTCTATACCCGTCAAATGATTAACGCCATGAGCCCCGGCAACTTCTTGTGGACCAACCCGGAAGTATTGCAGCAAACCAAAGAAGAAGCCGGTGAAAACCTGTTGCGCGGCGCCAAGCTGTTTCACGAAGATTTGATGAACAGCGGTAAATACCTGAAAATCCGCATGATGAAAGAACATGCTTTTGAAGTAGGTAAAGATTTGGCCTACACCGAAGGCAAAGTGATTTTTCAAAACGACGTTTTCGAGTTGATTCAATACACCCCAAAAGGCAAAGAAGTTTACCAAACGCCCTTGCTGGTGGTGCCGCCGTTTATCAACAAATACTACATTCTTGACCTTAAAGAAAAAAATTCATTCGTTAATTGGTTGGGCGAACAAGGCCATGCGGTATTCCTGATGTCTTGGCGCAACCCGATGAAAGAACAAGCCCACATCACCTTTAGCGATTTGATTACCGATGGCGTAATGGAAGCCGTGAAGGTAATCGAAGACATCACCACCGAAAAAGAAGTGAATGCCATCGGCTATTGCATGGGCGGTGCCTTATTGGCAGCCACCCAAGCCTATTATGTTGGCAAACGCCTGAAAAACCGCATCAAAAGCGCCACCTACATGACCACCATTCTGGATTTCCAAAAACCAGGTGAGTTAGGCGTATTCATCAATGATCCGGTAATCACCGCCATTGAAGCCATGGAAGAGAAAGTAGGTTATTGCGACGGCCGCCAACTGGCAGTAACATTTAGCCTGCTGCGCGAAAATTCACTCTACTGGAACTACTATATCGACAACTATTTAAAAGGTAAAGAAGCCGCCGAGTTTGATATTTTGTATTGGAACAGCGACGGCACCAACGTAACCCCGCCGGTACACAGCTTTATTCTGCGCAACCTGTATCTGAACAATGAACTGGTGGAGCCGGGCAAAGTCAAAGTAAACGGCACTGGCCTGAATTTATCGCGTGTGAAAACCCCCAACTTCTTTATCTCCACCAAAGAAGATCATATTGCCTTGTGGGACGGCACTTTTAAAGGCTCGGCCGCATTGGGTGGCGACAGCACCTTGGTATTGGGCGAATCCGGCCACGTTGCCGGTATCGTGAACCCGCCAAATAAAGATAAATATGGCTATTTCACCAATAGCGCACCGTTTGAAAATGCCGAACAATGGCTGGAAAAAGCCAAGCACCACAAAGGCTCTTGGTGGACTTACTGGCAAAAATGGGTACAACCTTACGCTGGTGAAAAAGTACCCGCCTATGCTATTGGCAATGAAAACCATCCGGTTATTGACAATGCACCGGGTAAGTATGTGAAAGTATCACTCACTTAAACATACCCAACGCAAACAGGCACCTGAACATGTTTCAGGTGCCTGTTTTTTTCAAACTCTTAAATTGAATAAAAATAGTCCTCCCTGAAGAATCCCCACCCTCATGATTTAATTAAACAAACGCTCAAAATCCACTATAATCAACTGCAAGAAACCCCCAATCTACCCCAAAAACCTTGCAGTTATGAAGCCCAAACACACGGACAACCACCCCGACCTATTCCAATTACAGCTGTCCCAAATCATCAACATGAGCCACCCATTGGTTAAACTGGCGCATCAGATTAACTGGGACAGAATCGCCACCCAAATCGACACCGTCTACACCACCGGCCCCGGCCACCCGCCGCTACCCACCCGCCTTTTGGCCGGACTGCATTACCTCAAACACGCCTTTGACGAAAGCGATGAAAGCGTATTGGTACGCTGGCTGGAAAACCCCTACTGGCAATATTTTTGCGGCTACTCATTCCTACAGCACCAACTTCCCTACACCCCACCTCACTGGTCAAATGGCGCCGGCGGGTAGGAGATAAAGCCGAAGCCCTACTGATTGAAACACTGCGCACAGCCCAAGAAAGCGGTGCCATCCAACCCAGCGAATTTCACCACATCAACGTCGACACCACCGTACAAGAAAAGAACATCACCTTTCCCACAGACGCCAAGCTCTACCACAAAGCCCGGCAAGTATTGGTCAAAGCCGCTCAAGAGCACAATATTCCCTTACGCCAAAGCTATGCGCGCAGCGGCAAGAAAGCCTTCATCCTCAACAACCGCTATCGTCATGCCCGCCAATACAAACGTGCCAACAAAGCCTGCAAAACTTTAAAAAACTACCTTGGCCGCATCATTCGCGAACTGGAACGCAAAGGCAGCCAAACCGATCAAGCCCTACAAAGCCTATTGGATCGCGCCCGACTGATTTACCGACAACAAACCGGCGACACCAACAAAATCTACAGTTGGCATGAAACCGCAGTGCATTGCATCGGCAAAGGCAAAGCACACAAAAAATACGAATTCGGTAATAAAGTTTCCCTCGTCAGCAGCTCGAAGAACAACTGGGTATTGAGTGCCCAAGGATTAGCCAACCCTTACGACGGGCATACACTGGCTGATGCATTGGCACACATGCAGCAAGTGTGTGGGCATAGCCCGCAACATGTCTACTGTGACCAAGGATACCGGGGACATCAACAAAACGGATCGGGCAAGCCTATCATCCATCTGGTCGGTAAGATTCCGAAAACAGCGAGCCGCAGTATGAAAAGATGGATGAAACGCAGAGCAGCAATAGAACCGATAATAGGCCACTTAAAGGCGGATAACCGTATGGGCAGAAACCACCTGAAAGGGGAAGCAGGCAACCGTTTGAACCCGATTCTGGCTGCCGCTGCCTACAACCTGCGCAAATTACTGGCGTGGTTGTATTTTTGGCTTATGGGGTGGGTGGGAGAGAGTCGGGAAGAATGGATTCTTCAGGGGTGACAAAATAAAACCCCTTGCAAAACAAAGGGTTTTAAAATTTCTGGCGGAGAACGAGGGATTCGAACCCTCGATAC contains:
- the phaC gene encoding class I poly(R)-hydroxyalkanoic acid synthase; amino-acid sequence: MSQTQFKLNESVQQFMQYNDDTWKKLQDFYFGDNPVSEAVAKLNAEDLAKFYEALASNPMRMMELQMKWWQGQMDIYKNIMLRSMGENAEPVVADLPGDRRFSNELWQQNPNFDLLRQSYLLLTQSMQEMIDVVEGIPETVRQRLHFYTRQMINAMSPGNFLWTNPEVLQQTKEEAGENLLRGAKLFHEDLMNSGKYLKIRMMKEHAFEVGKDLAYTEGKVIFQNDVFELIQYTPKGKEVYQTPLLVVPPFINKYYILDLKEKNSFVNWLGEQGHAVFLMSWRNPMKEQAHITFSDLITDGVMEAVKVIEDITTEKEVNAIGYCMGGALLAATQAYYVGKRLKNRIKSATYMTTILDFQKPGELGVFINDPVITAIEAMEEKVGYCDGRQLAVTFSLLRENSLYWNYYIDNYLKGKEAAEFDILYWNSDGTNVTPPVHSFILRNLYLNNELVEPGKVKVNGTGLNLSRVKTPNFFISTKEDHIALWDGTFKGSAALGGDSTLVLGESGHVAGIVNPPNKDKYGYFTNSAPFENAEQWLEKAKHHKGSWWTYWQKWVQPYAGEKVPAYAIGNENHPVIDNAPGKYVKVSLT